A window from Schistosoma haematobium chromosome 1, whole genome shotgun sequence encodes these proteins:
- a CDS encoding hypothetical protein (EggNog:ENOG410W2WS) — MLYSPTVLGVTFADNEFESNDISSTSPFTTVAEANCATDGKVSTVTTEDFNNMVVSTDISVPSGKTSLLKVATDHRQREELVDQITTELLNQLVSEAIESTLNVRKSNFQVKSPEDSESEDDEDDLLDDEFHQRSSESQSSSEESVPLLDLGLKAREDYEGKSPETVKSKFCITPEPSYTVDSIKGLFADTPDRTQPLIRLAVKHFWDAKLNSKSECEVVLLKASNNPPPEFSLDYYDEADLELFRTQSNVKFISRALLFDLINEIIQKIYVGENNDVELQERTVNSSESKTFHRVSSAQFRLWRGPCPPTTYNRLLTIVQSEVCRELNLRIESKSEMLNHGGNKTKYSGLNEVIPSGVRLSRLVQWTLAKKSWLDRVLDLELRADEPSWLSYVPEEREIKMKLAHELWEDILDDALNSVLASNACHLSK, encoded by the exons ATGCTATACAGTCCAACTGTCCTTGGTGTCACTTTTGCAGACAATGAATTTGAATCAAATGATATCTCATCTACATCTCCATTCACTACAGTTGCTGAAGCTAATTGTGCTACTGACGGAAAGGTTTCGACTGTAACCACTGAGGATTTCAACAACATGGTAGTATCCACTGATATTTCAGTTCCATCTGGGAAGACTAGCTTGCTTAAAGTCGCTACAGATCATCGACAAAGAGAAGAATTAGTTGATCAAATTACCACTGAATTGCTAAACCAACTTGTCTCTGAAGCTATCGAGTCTACGTTGAATGTTCGAAAATCCAACTTTCAG GTTAAATCTCCTGAAGATTCGGAAAGTGAGGACGATGAGGATGACTTGTTAGACGATGAATTTCATCAGAGATCTTCAGAATCTCAATCCTCTTCGGAAGAGTCGGTGCCTTTATTAGATCTAGGATTAAAAGCACGTGAAGATTATGAAGGAAAGAGTCCTGAAACAGTTAAATCTAAATTCTGTATTACTCCAGAACCGTCATATACCGTAGATAGTATTAAAGGGCTATTTGCTGATACACCAGACAGAACACAGCCATTGATTCGTCTTGCTGTCAAACATTTTTGGGATGCCAAGTTGAATTCAAAGAGTGAATGCGAAGTTGTCCTATTGAAAGCTTCTAATAATCCTCCACCGGAATTCTCGCTTGATTATTATGACGAAGCAG ATCTCGAATTGTTCAGAACTCAATCAAATGTGAAATTTATAAGTCGTGCTTTATTGTTTGATttgataaatgaaattataCAAAAGATTTATGTTGGTGAGAATAATGACGTTGAATTACAAGAAAGGACAGTTAACTCATCTGAATCGAAAACGTTTCATCGCGTTTCAAGTGCTCAGTTTCGGCTTTGGCGTGGTCCTTGTCC ACCAACCACTTACAATCGTCTATTGACTATTGTTCAATCTGAAGTTTGTCGAGAATTGAATCTTAGGATAGAATCTAAATCAGAAATGCTTAATCACGGtggtaataaaacaaaatattctgGTTTAAATGAAGTGATACCGTCTGGTGTACGTTTATCTCGTTTAGTGCAATGGACATTAGCCAAAAAATCATGGTTAGATCGTGTATTAGACCTGGAATTACGTGCAGATGAACCAAGTTGGTTATCGTATGTACCAGAAGAACGTgagattaaaatgaaattagcTCATGAACTATGGGAGGATATACTAGACGATGCTTTGAATTCTGTTCTAGCCTCAAATGCTTGCCATTTGTCAAAGTAA
- a CDS encoding hypothetical protein (EggNog:ENOG410W2WS): protein MVVSTDISVPSGKTSLLKVATDHRQREELVDQITTELLNQLVSEAIESTLNVRKSNFQVKSPEDSESEDDEDDLLDDEFHQRSSESQSSSEESVPLLDLGLKAREDYEGKSPETVKSKFCITPEPSYTVDSIKGLFADTPDRTQPLIRLAVKHFWDAKLNSKSECEVVLLKASNNPPPEFSLDYYDEADLELFRTQSNVKFISRALLFDLINEIIQKIYVGENNDVELQERTVNSSESKTFHRVSSAQFRLWRGPCPPTTYNRLLTIVQSEVCRELNLRIESKSEMLNHGGNKTKYSGLNEVIPSGVRLSRLVQWTLAKKSWLDRVLDLELRADEPSWLSYVPEEREIKMKLAHELWEDILDDALNSVLASNACHLSK, encoded by the exons ATGGTAGTATCCACTGATATTTCAGTTCCATCTGGGAAGACTAGCTTGCTTAAAGTCGCTACAGATCATCGACAAAGAGAAGAATTAGTTGATCAAATTACCACTGAATTGCTAAACCAACTTGTCTCTGAAGCTATCGAGTCTACGTTGAATGTTCGAAAATCCAACTTTCAG GTTAAATCTCCTGAAGATTCGGAAAGTGAGGACGATGAGGATGACTTGTTAGACGATGAATTTCATCAGAGATCTTCAGAATCTCAATCCTCTTCGGAAGAGTCGGTGCCTTTATTAGATCTAGGATTAAAAGCACGTGAAGATTATGAAGGAAAGAGTCCTGAAACAGTTAAATCTAAATTCTGTATTACTCCAGAACCGTCATATACCGTAGATAGTATTAAAGGGCTATTTGCTGATACACCAGACAGAACACAGCCATTGATTCGTCTTGCTGTCAAACATTTTTGGGATGCCAAGTTGAATTCAAAGAGTGAATGCGAAGTTGTCCTATTGAAAGCTTCTAATAATCCTCCACCGGAATTCTCGCTTGATTATTATGACGAAGCAG ATCTCGAATTGTTCAGAACTCAATCAAATGTGAAATTTATAAGTCGTGCTTTATTGTTTGATttgataaatgaaattataCAAAAGATTTATGTTGGTGAGAATAATGACGTTGAATTACAAGAAAGGACAGTTAACTCATCTGAATCGAAAACGTTTCATCGCGTTTCAAGTGCTCAGTTTCGGCTTTGGCGTGGTCCTTGTCC ACCAACCACTTACAATCGTCTATTGACTATTGTTCAATCTGAAGTTTGTCGAGAATTGAATCTTAGGATAGAATCTAAATCAGAAATGCTTAATCACGGtggtaataaaacaaaatattctgGTTTAAATGAAGTGATACCGTCTGGTGTACGTTTATCTCGTTTAGTGCAATGGACATTAGCCAAAAAATCATGGTTAGATCGTGTATTAGACCTGGAATTACGTGCAGATGAACCAAGTTGGTTATCGTATGTACCAGAAGAACGTgagattaaaatgaaattagcTCATGAACTATGGGAGGATATACTAGACGATGCTTTGAATTCTGTTCTAGCCTCAAATGCTTGCCATTTGTCAAAGTAA